CGCGATCTTCCGCGTCAGCGGCTCGGGTATTCCGGCAAAGCAGCGCCTTGTCTGCGAACTCGAAAACTGGGGGTCTTCCAATGCCGGTTTCGGCAAGGCCTTCACGGATGCCTACGGCGATGTCCTTCTCGAGCATATCGAAAAGTCGTTGTTGCCGCTCTCATGGGCGGGCGGTTGCGACCGCGCGGCCCCTGGTCCTGCCGACTTCGCGCCGTTCATGACGCGACTGCAGGATGGGATCGTGCCTTTTTCCGGCCTTGCCTTTCCAGTGCGGCTCGGCGCCGTCGGCAACGGTTTCATCGTTTTCACCGGCGATGAGATCGACCCCTCGAGCGATACCATCGTCGAGCTGCACGGTCGCTGCTGCCATATCATGATGGATCTGCTCTCGCTCGACGAACGCCGCACGGCGGCCGCCGAAGCCCTCAGCGAACGCGAGATCGCCTGTCTCCAGCTTGCCGGCGACGGCCGCATCAGCGAAGAGATTGCCGACAAGCTCGGCCTATCGGTGCACACCGTCAACGCCTATCTCGGCTCGGCGACGATCAAGCTCGATTCCGTCAATCGCATCCAGGCGATCGCCAAGGCGATCCGGCTCGGATATATCAGCTGAGCCCCGCTCAGCTCAGCTCAGCTGAGCCGGATGAAAGCTCTCATGTCTTGATAAGAGGTCAGCTGGCCAGCGCCCGCGGCGCCTGGCTGACGCTGTAGCGCGATTCTCGAAGGCTCTTTTCGAGGAAGCGGGTGTTCTCATCGGGATCGGCCGAGGGATCCTGGAACGCGATATGGTTGATCTCGATGCCGGCGTGATCTTCGGCAAGCGTCAGCTGTGCATAGACGGTGACGCCGCGCGGCTTGATTTCCAGATCGAGAACGACTTTGGGCTTGCCGCCCCACTCCAGCGTATAGTTGCCGCCCAGGCCGAAATTCACCGTGCCCGGATGAAAGAAAAGCTCTGCCGCCGAAGCGACGAGATCGGAAAGATTGCCGTAATACTCGAAGCGCAGCAGCGAAATAAGGTCAGAAGCATCCAGAAGGCGCAGTTCCGTGGCGACCGGGCTGATCGCAACTGCGAGGATTTTTTCACGCTGGGTAGAGTGAGGGCATTTTTTCATTCGGCTTATCTTACCCGTTTGTTCTTGGCGTCTGCGGCGTAAACCCGGTGGATCAGCTCCGCAACGGCCTTATAGAAGACTGACGGGATGACAGTATCGACCGAGACTTGCGCAAACATGGAGCGCGCAAGCGGCGGATCCTCGAACACCGGGATGCCGTTTTTCTCGGCAATCTCCCTGATTTTGAGCGCAATGAGGTCCTGGCCCTTGGCCAGCACCACCGGCGCGTCGTTTTCTTCGCGCGCGTAGCGCAGCGCCACCGCATAGTGCGTCGGGTTGGCGATGACGAGCGTCGCCCGGTGCACATTCGAGATCATGCGCCGGCGCGCGCGGTCGCGCATCAGCGAGCGCTGGCGGCCCTTGACGAAGGGGTCGCCCTGCGCCTGCTTGTTTTCTTCCTTGATCTCGTGCCGCGTCATCTTCAGCTCGGTGAACCAGTGATGACGCGTCCAGAAGACATCGACGATCGCCACGATCGCGGTGGCGATCAGCACGACGATGATGATCTTGCGCATCGCCG
This Rhizobium acidisoli DNA region includes the following protein-coding sequences:
- the visR gene encoding transcriptional regulator VisR gives rise to the protein MAHPSARTMSSAEQSRMVRVNRISSRSDLFPRLIAMQKLADAHGFAIFRVSGSGIPAKQRLVCELENWGSSNAGFGKAFTDAYGDVLLEHIEKSLLPLSWAGGCDRAAPGPADFAPFMTRLQDGIVPFSGLAFPVRLGAVGNGFIVFTGDEIDPSSDTIVELHGRCCHIMMDLLSLDERRTAAAEALSEREIACLQLAGDGRISEEIADKLGLSVHTVNAYLGSATIKLDSVNRIQAIAKAIRLGYIS